In a genomic window of Nocardia fluminea:
- a CDS encoding alpha/beta fold hydrolase: protein MQAPQFSHESPSSAPDPRTVTITAADGTALPATRFGKPDATLTVVYLPGPLASAAHFSPMITVVDRHFSADTAQLVYDQRGHGNDLPLASGRAGMAQLVEDLNTVISHAGGRVVLVVHSLAAIVAQEWLYHHRRDQTRRVAAIVAIGPVTELPDHDGVLTAHPTGVARQAGARLIHDLSTALGERGLHTEAEIESARRTLRAYRRCGADLAVVEDLLRATPTWIVAGRADPVADYERVKELAETVWAEMSSLRAGGHDLARTFPWLPAAAVSSAIRAAHDADRFGGGW, encoded by the coding sequence ATGCAGGCACCTCAGTTCAGCCACGAATCCCCCAGCAGCGCACCAGATCCGCGCACCGTGACTATCACCGCGGCCGACGGCACAGCGCTGCCGGCGACCCGCTTCGGGAAACCGGACGCCACCCTGACTGTCGTCTATCTGCCCGGACCGCTGGCCAGCGCAGCGCATTTCTCGCCCATGATCACTGTGGTCGACAGACATTTCAGCGCAGACACCGCGCAATTGGTCTACGACCAGCGCGGTCACGGCAACGACCTTCCGCTGGCGTCGGGCCGGGCGGGGATGGCTCAACTGGTCGAGGACCTGAACACGGTGATTTCCCACGCGGGAGGTCGCGTCGTGTTGGTGGTGCATTCGCTGGCAGCGATCGTGGCGCAGGAATGGCTTTACCATCATCGACGCGACCAGACCCGCCGCGTCGCTGCGATCGTCGCGATCGGACCGGTCACCGAACTACCCGATCACGATGGGGTACTGACCGCGCACCCGACCGGGGTGGCCCGCCAAGCAGGTGCCCGTCTCATCCACGACCTTTCCACGGCATTGGGTGAGCGGGGCCTTCACACCGAGGCCGAGATCGAGTCCGCCCGCCGAACACTGCGTGCGTATAGGCGATGCGGTGCCGATCTGGCAGTGGTCGAGGATCTGTTGCGCGCAACACCGACCTGGATCGTGGCTGGACGAGCGGACCCGGTGGCGGACTACGAGCGCGTCAAGGAACTCGCCGAGACGGTGTGGGCCGAAATGAGCAGCTTGCGCGCCGGAGGCCATGACCTTGCCCGCACCTTTCCCTGGCTGCCCGCCGCCGCGGTGTCCTCCGCGATCCGCGCGGCTCACGACGCCGACAGGTTCGGGGGTGGCTGGTGA
- a CDS encoding SCO6880 family protein: MSTRMYGRWEQPRSAGFFGLTWGVSLLGLGLIITVMVSFMITRSLEFAGAVLLGAAVVFVPLAVTRNGRTGWELLLLRVQFARARSRGELTYRSGRFSRLPGLAKLPGLMADSRLTEYETPGGKRFAMLHIRRSDHYTVIVRVIPRGKELVDQAQIDSWVDGFGQFLAAQSRGGEVVAVTAVLDNTVETRLKQTQEVTRLIRPNAPDFAKAVMKEAAADSGGVGVRIEARIAITYRAIGKGRIRRDQAEQAREIGQRLQSVLSQLARAGLPATPLHAWEVLGLVRSRFDLASQRDVEAAGAQIVESQSWDSVGPLAHHDRWDHYIHDGARSITWEMDGAPRGAVMETVLEELLRPRPDMPRKRVAIVYRLHSAAEATSLVDSDFRDAVAAEQTERGISSAAARIRVGNTSAAREEQARGAGLTRFGVLVTVTDHLDADLPGIEASVKGMAAASRLTVRRCYGYQAAGFAASLGIGLILPEHASISKRVSG; encoded by the coding sequence ATGAGCACACGGATGTATGGGCGCTGGGAGCAGCCGCGTTCGGCCGGGTTCTTCGGTCTGACTTGGGGGGTTTCGCTTCTCGGGCTCGGCTTGATCATCACGGTGATGGTGTCGTTCATGATCACCCGCTCGCTGGAATTCGCAGGCGCTGTCCTGCTCGGTGCGGCGGTGGTGTTCGTCCCGCTGGCGGTGACGCGCAATGGGCGTACCGGTTGGGAACTGTTGCTGCTGAGGGTTCAGTTCGCCCGCGCTCGTTCTCGCGGCGAGCTGACCTACCGGTCCGGGCGGTTCTCCCGGCTTCCGGGTTTGGCGAAACTTCCTGGGTTGATGGCTGATTCGCGCCTGACCGAGTACGAGACCCCAGGTGGGAAGCGGTTCGCGATGCTGCATATCCGGCGCAGCGATCACTACACGGTGATCGTGCGGGTGATCCCGCGCGGCAAGGAACTCGTCGACCAAGCCCAAATCGATTCCTGGGTCGATGGATTCGGCCAATTCCTGGCCGCGCAAAGCCGTGGCGGAGAAGTCGTCGCGGTGACCGCGGTGCTGGACAACACCGTCGAAACCCGATTGAAGCAAACCCAGGAAGTCACCCGCCTGATCCGCCCGAACGCCCCTGACTTCGCCAAGGCTGTGATGAAGGAAGCCGCCGCTGACAGCGGCGGGGTCGGGGTGCGGATCGAAGCTCGTATCGCGATCACCTACCGGGCGATCGGCAAAGGCCGTATTCGCCGTGACCAGGCCGAGCAGGCCCGCGAGATCGGGCAACGACTGCAATCGGTGCTGTCGCAGCTCGCCCGTGCCGGCCTGCCCGCCACACCCCTGCACGCGTGGGAAGTGCTCGGCTTGGTGCGCAGTCGATTCGACCTCGCTTCGCAGCGCGATGTCGAGGCGGCCGGGGCGCAGATCGTGGAGTCGCAGTCGTGGGATTCGGTCGGCCCGCTCGCCCATCATGATCGGTGGGATCACTACATCCACGACGGCGCCCGCTCGATCACCTGGGAGATGGACGGTGCACCCCGCGGGGCGGTGATGGAAACCGTCCTCGAAGAGCTCCTGCGCCCGCGCCCGGACATGCCTCGCAAACGGGTCGCGATCGTCTACCGCCTGCATTCGGCGGCTGAAGCGACGTCGTTGGTGGACTCGGACTTCCGCGACGCGGTCGCCGCCGAGCAAACCGAACGGGGGATCTCGTCGGCGGCGGCGCGGATTCGGGTCGGTAACACCTCGGCCGCGCGGGAGGAGCAAGCGCGCGGGGCGGGGTTGACCCGGTTCGGGGTGTTGGTGACGGTGACCGATCACCTCGACGCCGACCTGCCCGGAATCGAGGCCTCGGTCAAAGGAATGGCGGCGGCGTCGCGGTTAACGGTGCGCCGCTGCTACGGCTACCAGGCCGCGGGGTTCGCCGCCTCGCTCGGGATCGGGTTGATCTTGCCCGAACACGCTTCTATCTCCAAGCGGGTGTCGGGATGA
- a CDS encoding M23 family metallopeptidase, whose translation MSAAARVTVAVVGATLMLLGLLLFAGVADKGGCAPSAVPSGAASATGDARTMPMAEGSYTLTSGFGMRWGTQHQGQDFAAASKTPIYAVADGLVVRVGAASGFGIWVVIDHNIDGETVSSVYGHMFADDVRVEQGQNVRIGQLIAGVGYNGQTVPAGPDGAHLHLEIWTEGGRFGGGTAIDPMPWLLQGNADQSTSVATSSAVSPPTTSVSDAPVAGAGTAAGSELPEMPASIGLERGLQVDSIRLARTIVQRFPQVQKIYGQREDDLPDHPSGRAIDIMIPDPTSGDGKALGDQIAGFVLTNSVALRIDYLIWRQTYRAASGESNLMEDRGGATANHMDHVHVTTLGGGYPDGSPIGSVATNPPGTSTASTCGSSGGEADLAPNTVPADLEPWYRLGGTVCPQISASLLAAQGKQESGYRRGLTSSAGAQGLAQFLPGTATALASDGQPYVIDADSSGVASVWDDGDAIIGQARYLCDIADHVDAWIEQGKVVAPNGAVELYLAGYNAGEYAVLRSGGFPTGSPDYEVQTRPYVASILAMATQMSTTMS comes from the coding sequence ATGAGTGCTGCCGCTCGGGTAACGGTCGCGGTCGTGGGCGCGACCCTGATGCTGCTTGGACTGCTGCTCTTCGCGGGCGTTGCCGACAAGGGGGGCTGCGCGCCGTCGGCGGTGCCGAGCGGGGCGGCCTCGGCGACCGGTGACGCGAGGACGATGCCGATGGCCGAGGGCAGCTACACCCTGACCTCGGGTTTCGGGATGCGTTGGGGCACACAGCATCAGGGCCAGGATTTCGCCGCCGCGTCCAAGACTCCCATCTACGCGGTCGCCGACGGACTCGTCGTGCGGGTGGGAGCTGCCAGCGGGTTCGGGATCTGGGTGGTCATCGACCACAACATCGACGGCGAAACCGTGTCCTCGGTCTACGGGCACATGTTCGCCGACGACGTCCGTGTCGAACAAGGCCAGAACGTGCGTATCGGTCAACTGATCGCCGGCGTCGGCTACAACGGTCAAACCGTCCCTGCAGGCCCCGACGGGGCGCACCTGCATCTCGAGATCTGGACCGAAGGAGGGCGATTCGGCGGCGGCACGGCCATCGACCCGATGCCGTGGCTGCTCCAAGGAAATGCGGACCAGTCCACCAGTGTCGCGACATCGAGCGCGGTGTCGCCGCCGACGACATCAGTCAGCGATGCTCCCGTAGCTGGCGCTGGTACGGCGGCAGGCTCCGAGCTGCCCGAAATGCCTGCGTCGATCGGCTTGGAGCGTGGGTTGCAGGTCGACTCGATCCGTCTGGCACGCACGATCGTTCAACGGTTCCCTCAGGTGCAGAAGATCTATGGGCAGCGTGAGGATGATCTGCCCGATCACCCCAGTGGCCGGGCGATCGACATCATGATCCCTGACCCGACATCCGGGGACGGCAAAGCCCTCGGTGACCAGATCGCCGGCTTCGTTCTCACCAACTCCGTTGCACTGCGGATCGACTATTTGATCTGGCGCCAGACCTACCGTGCGGCCAGCGGCGAGTCCAACCTGATGGAAGACCGGGGCGGGGCCACCGCCAATCACATGGACCATGTCCACGTGACCACCCTGGGCGGGGGATACCCAGACGGCTCACCGATCGGCTCCGTCGCGACCAACCCACCCGGCACCAGCACAGCATCGACGTGCGGATCCAGTGGCGGAGAGGCCGATCTCGCGCCAAACACTGTCCCCGCCGACTTGGAACCGTGGTATCGGCTGGGTGGCACCGTATGCCCGCAAATCAGCGCGTCGCTGCTCGCTGCCCAGGGCAAACAAGAATCCGGGTACCGGCGCGGGCTGACATCGTCGGCTGGTGCGCAAGGTCTGGCGCAGTTTCTGCCCGGCACCGCGACCGCTCTCGCCTCCGACGGGCAGCCGTATGTGATCGACGCCGACAGCAGCGGCGTCGCCAGCGTGTGGGACGACGGCGACGCGATCATCGGCCAAGCCCGCTACCTGTGCGACATCGCCGACCACGTCGATGCCTGGATCGAGCAGGGCAAAGTCGTCGCCCCCAACGGTGCCGTCGAGCTCTACCTCGCCGGCTACAACGCGGGCGAATACGCCGTGCTGCGCTCGGGTGGATTCCCCACGGGTTCACCGGATTACGAAGTTCAGACCCGCCCGTATGTGGCCAGCATTCTCGCGATGGCCACCCAGATGTCGACGACGATGAGCTGA